One segment of Cutaneotrichosporon cavernicola HIS019 DNA, chromosome: 4 DNA contains the following:
- a CDS encoding uncharacterized protein (Domain in Tre-2, BUB2p, and Cdc16p. Probable Rab-GAPs), producing the protein MSLPMHLRAYTEKTKDEAARDFFNVPTPDQLPAPSAPPVVVKPARGKSGTGSASGLQGMDINAVLSVEGKEDVYAGKLSLLPPFLCFVSNDRRSCRATLPLYTIRRVERLNSRAGVFALSLATWHGMRIILQLTSLLPTAEHFAILLRDALKSQLAEMKALKLFLPSLYSEYLLHAVPSGEPGALIETSHEEGDLRGPGGEGRGTYERGLGETFGFPGDARKMRERSKMKLWKEYFAVHGRNMTLLRYPPFQRLLQVGLPSRLRGELWEVMSGSIYLRFANPKTYQLLLEENKGKSSQSTDEIEKDLNRSLPEYKAYQTDEGLAKLRRVLVAYSFRNPELGYCQALNIVVAGLLIYMSEEQAFWLLELLCDRILPGYYSPSMEGTLLDQRVFESLVKRCLPLIHDHFREVDVQISVASLPWFLSLYINSLPLIFAFRVVDCVLAMGVKVLFQIGLAILKINGEALLEVTDDGMFINLMRSYFSTIGESAHPTHPDPRVRNITNFQELLVVAFREFNVITDDTITSERRRLRAIIADEIEKFSKRAAVRNLRNVGRFNKEQVGIIYDHFFSAVCSPEGGGTNLVEPQPGELEQPRITVDAQGRVETRIDLRTFKVLLSGIATWAREETVTTNAFMQRTERRVADHEIIDRLFYSWDKQNVGTLSLQDVVEGLDDVMSGGLMESIEWFFKLHDKDGDGYLTKDEVIRLSESLLFIFRNEPGDIYLAAVSRFILNAYEFGDATAPESSLPPPQDELNGEHQTATQSRERSDSAAGPHNLPYLSLPTFRMVVLADELLEQFFEHSLTDSFQLEDTEEEDYHKTHAKSDGLLGGLVNLVYTDENKSRFNRLADGIGSALGKHAEWRKPALSKADPMAPAPVETRARESLLTPSQRARARSASQASQVSIKTSGSSSTVNTLDKPSSLADVEMRYREESEMVRAAQEAVMHRPNFAIDAIGDSDGEDEEEGADDGVMDEVEAFLKAHGGEDDTAVKGAAKKEAEDLLKAEPMRPGQKPRQTSGDLVQL; encoded by the exons ATGTCGCTCCCAATGCACCTCCGTGCATACACGGAGAAGACAAAGGacgaggctgcgcgcgaCTTCTTCAACGTCCCGACACCAGACCAGCTCCCCGCGCCCTCTGCACcgcccgtcgtcgtcaagccCGCAAGAGGCAAGTCGGGGACGGGGAGTGCGAGTGGACTCCAGGGAATGGACATCAATGCCGTGCTCAGCGTcgaggggaaggaggatgTGTAT GCCGGCAAGTtgtccctcctcccgccaTTCCTGTGCTTCGTCAGCAACGATAGACGTTCCTGCCGCGCCACACTTCCGCTGTACACTATccggcgcgtcgagcg ACTAAACTCTCGTGCAGGCGTCTTTGCACTCTCACTCGCGACGTGGCATGGCATGCGGATT ATCCTCCAGCTCACGTCGCTGTTACCCACCGCGGAGCACttcgccatcctcctccgcgaTGCGCTCAAGTCGCAG ctcgCGGAGATGAAGGCACTCAAGCTCttcctcccatccctctACTCCGAGTACCTCCTCCACGCTGTCCCATCCGGCGAACCGGGAGCGCTCATCGAGACGAGTCATGAAGAGGGCGACCTGCGCGGCccgggcggcgagggccgtGGGACATATGAGCGCGGGCTTGGCGAGACGTTCGGCTTCCCCGGTGATGCGCGCAAGatgcgcgagcgcagcaAGATGAAGCTCTGGAAGGAGTACTTTGCCGTCCACGGGCGAAACATGACCC tccTCCGCTACCCTCCATTCCAGCGCCTGCTCCAGGTTGGCTTGCCATCACGGTTGCGCGGAGAGCTGTGGGAGGTGATGAGCGGGTCCATCTACCTCCGCTTTGCCAACCCCAAGACGTACcagctgctcctcgaggagaacAAGGGCAAGAGCTCGCAGAGCAcggacgagatcgagaaggACCTCAACCGGTCACTGCCAGAGTACAAGGCATACCAGACCGACGAGGGTCTTGCCAAGCTCCGGAGAGTGCTGGTCGCGTACTCGTTCCGCAACCCCGAGCTGGGGTACTGCCAGGCACTGAACATC gtcGTTGCCGGCCTGCTCATCTACATGTCCGAGGAGCAGGCGTTCTGGCTCCTCGAGTTGCTCTGTGACCGGATACTGCCCGGATACtactcgccctcgatggAGGGTACGCTGCTCGACCAGCGTGTGTTCGAGTCGCTTGTCAAGCGCTGCCTGCCGCTCATCCACGACCACTTTCGCGAAGTCGACGTCCAGATCTCGGTTGCGTCACTCCCGTGGTTTCTCTCGTTGTACATCAACTCGCTCCCGCTCATCTTTGCGttccgcgtcgtcgactgcGTGCTCGCCATGGGCGTCAAGGTGCTGTTCCAAATCGGTCTGGCCATTCTCAAGATCAacggcgaggcgctgctcgaggtcaCTGACGACGGCATGTTCATCAACCTCATGCGCAGCTACTTCTCGACCATTGGCGAGTCGGCGCACCCGACCCATCCTGACCCACGCGTGCGTAACATCACCAACTTCCAGGAGCTCCTCGTTGTCGCATTCCGCGAGTTCAACGTCATCACGGACGACACGATCACGAGCGAGCGCCGTCGTCTGCGCGCGATTATTGCGGACGAAATCGAGAAGTTCTCGAAGCGCGCTGCAGTGCGCAACCTTCGTAATGTTGGCCGCTTCAACAAAGAGCAGGTCGGCATTATCTACGACCACTTCTTCTCGGCGGTGTGTTCGCCTGAGGGTGGTGGAACCAATTTAGTCGAACCGCAGCCTGGGGAGCTTGAGCAGCCACGTATCACGGTCGACGCGCAGGGCCGTGTCGAGACCCGCATCGACCTTAGAACATTCAAGGTCCTACTCTCAGGCATTGCGACCTGGGCGCGTGAGGAGACTGTCACGACCAACGCGTTCATGCAGCGCACcgagcggcgcgtcgccgatCATGAGATCATCGATAGACTCTTCTACTCGTGGGACAAGCAAAACGTCGGCACGCTCTCGCTGCAGGATGTTGTCGAGggccttgacgacgtcATGTCTGGCGGCCTCATGGAGTCAATCGAGTGGTTCTTCAAGCTCCATGACAAGGATGGTGATGGCTACCTgaccaaggacgaggtgaTCCGCCTCTCTGAGTCGCTCCTGTTCATCTTCCGCAACGAGCCTGGGGACATATATCTGGCCGCCGTGTCGCGCTTCATCCTGAACGCGTACGAGTTCGGTGACGCCACGGCGCCAGAGTCGAGtctcccgccgccgcaggACGAACTCAACGGCGAGCACCAGACGGCGACGCAGTCGCGTGAGCGCTCTGACTCTGCCGCAGGTCCACACAACCTGCCGTACCTCAGCCTCCCGACGTTCCGCATGGTTGTTCTGGCCGACGAATTACTCGAGCAGTTCTTCGAGCACTCGCTTACCGACTCgttccagctcgaggataccgaggaagaggactACCACAAGACGCACGCCAAGTCGGACGGTCTACTCGGTGgtctcgtcaacctcgttTACACGGATGA AAACAAGTCGCGCTTCAACCGCCTTGCCGACGGTATCGGCTCGGCGCTGGGCAAGCACGCCGAGTGGCGCAAGCCGGCTTTGTCCAAGGCGGACCCGATGGCACCCGCGCCGGTAGAGACGCGTGCGCGCGAGTCGCTCCTGACTCCATCACAGCGTGCGCGTGCACGCAGCGCGTCTCAGGCGTCGCAGGTCAGCATCAAGACGTCgggcagctcgtcgacggtcAATACGCTGGACAAGCCATCGTCGCTGGCCGATGTCGAGATGCGATaccgcgaggagagcgagatggTTCGCGCAGCACAGGAGGCGGTCATGCACCGTCCGAACTTTGCGATCGACGCGATtggcgacagcgacggcgaggacgaggaggagggcgcaGACGATGGCGTCAtggacgaggttgaggcaTTCCTCAAGGCCCACGGTGGAGAGGACGACACAGCCGTCAAGGGTGCTGCTAAGAAGGAAGCTGAGG ATCTTCTCAAAGCAGAACCGATGCGGCCTGGTCAAAAGCCACGACAGACGAGTGGTGATCTTGTACAGCTGTGA